In Candidatus Binataceae bacterium, the genomic stretch AGAGCAGGCCGCCGTCGATCGCGATCGCCTCGCCGGTGACGAAGCCCGACGCCGGGGAAGCGAGGTAGAGCAGCGCTCCGGCCAGCTCCTCGGGCTTCACCAGCCGCTTGTAGGGCAGGTACTTGAGCAGGGTCGCTGCGAACTCGTCGTTGGACGTCGCGGGATTGCCCTCCTCGGCCATCCAGCCCGCTTCGAGCAGGTTGACGCGGACTTTCTCGCGCGCCCATTCGAGCGCCAGCGCGCGCACCAGGTTCGCGACCGCGCCCTTGGCCGCGCAATAGAGCGACGCGCCGGGCACGCCGCGCTCTGCGAGGACCGAACTGACGACGACGATCGAGCCGCCGCGCTGGCGCATCGCGCGCGCGCCCTCCTGGCACGCCATCCACACGTTCTTCACGTTGCCTTCCATGACGCGGTCGAACATCGCGTCGTCTCCTGCCTCGGCCGGCGCATAGTAGGGAGCATCGAGCGCCGTCACTATCACGTCGAGGCCGCCCAGGCGTTTGACCGCCTTGTCGATCGTCGCGCGGACGTCGGCGCGGATGGCCGCGTTCTGTATCTGGGTTATCGGCGCGGCCTTCGCGCCGGAAGCCTGCGCCGCCTTGGCCGTCTCATT encodes the following:
- a CDS encoding SDR family oxidoreductase, which encodes MALPQGLDDFTLAEKSALVIGAEHPAGRVAAAALAEAGARLMIASQEPGTNEQINETAKAAQASGAKAAPITQIQNAAIRADVRATIDKAVKRLGGLDVIVTALDAPYYAPAEAGDDAMFDRVMEGNVKNVWMACQEGARAMRQRGGSIVVVSSVLAERGVPGASLYCAAKGAVANLVRALALEWAREKVRVNLLEAGWMAEEGNPATSNDEFAATLLKYLPYKRLVKPEELAGALLYLASPASGFVTGEAIAIDGGLLCRV